GTCGTCACGGCGCTCGACCGACACCACGGGATCGCCGAACGAGATCGGCCGCAGCGGCGCGTCGCTGGTTCCGGCCGGGACGGACATGTTGGGCCTGGCGCTCATGTCAGACGGGTTTCACCTTTGCGGTCTTGCGGTCGAGGAAGTCGCGAATCCGGCGCTTTGCCTCTTTGTCGCTCTGCGCCACGGTCGCCATCAGCGATTCCATCAACAGGCCGGTCTGCGGATTGGCTTCCGCAATCATCGGCAGCGCCTGCAATACCGCGAAATTCGTCAGCGGCGCATTGGCGGCGACGCGCTCGGCCAGCTCCATCGCCTTCGGCAGGGCGCCGCCGGCTTCGGTGAGGTACTGCGAAAAGCCATAGGCCGAACCCTCCGTCGCCGAATAGACGCGGCCCGTGAGCATCATGTCCGTCATCCGCGCCACGCCGATCAGCCGCGGCAGCCGCACCGATCCGCCGCCGCCGACGAAAATGCCGCGCTGGCCCTCGGGCAGCGCGAAATAGGCTGAAGGCTCGGCGACGCGGATATGCGCGGCGCAGGCGAGTTCCAGCCCGCCGCCGATCACCGCGCCCTTGAGGGCTGCGATGACAGGCACCCGGCAGTACTGAACCCGGTCGAACACCCGGTGCCACATCTGCGAATGCCGCAGGCCCTCGGTGGCATCGTGCTCGGTCAGCTCCGACAAATCGAGGCCGGAGGAGAAATGGTCGCCGATGCCGTGGATCACCACGGCGCCGATGCCTTCGGGGAGATTGGAGAAACAGTCCTGAATCGCGAGGATTATGCCGTCATTCAGCGCATTGCGCTTGGCGGGCCGGTTGAGACCCACGGTCAGCACCGCCCCCAGCGTCTCGATCTTGAGCAGCGCGGCCCGCTCGGCGGTCGCGGCAGATGCGGCGTTTCCCATGGGCGTTTTTACGTCCTGTCCAGAATAGTTATGTTTTATAACGATTTTGAGGGGAGTCAATAAGGCTGGGGCTCATCTGCCCCCGCCGTCATTGCGAGGAGCGACAGCGATGAAGCAATCCACCCTTTCCGCGGCGGCCTATGGATTGCTTCGCTTCGCTCGCAATGACGGGGAAAATTGCCCTATAATTCAACAGCTACAGCACCTGATGCACGTCGATGACGACGCGGTCGGCGTGGCGGGCGGCGGAGCCGATGAACAGGTTTTCCATCAGCCAGCGGTATTTTTCGCTTCCGGTTTCGAACCTCGGCACGGTGCGGAAATAGATCAGCTTGGGATCGACCGGCTCGCCGCGCTTCAGCTTTTGCAGCAGCTCGACGGGGCCGAAGCGGATGCCTTTG
The genomic region above belongs to Bradyrhizobium sediminis and contains:
- a CDS encoding crotonase/enoyl-CoA hydratase family protein, whose product is MGNAASAATAERAALLKIETLGAVLTVGLNRPAKRNALNDGIILAIQDCFSNLPEGIGAVVIHGIGDHFSSGLDLSELTEHDATEGLRHSQMWHRVFDRVQYCRVPVIAALKGAVIGGGLELACAAHIRVAEPSAYFALPEGQRGIFVGGGGSVRLPRLIGVARMTDMMLTGRVYSATEGSAYGFSQYLTEAGGALPKAMELAERVAANAPLTNFAVLQALPMIAEANPQTGLLMESLMATVAQSDKEAKRRIRDFLDRKTAKVKPV